TCATGGTCTTGAGGTAATATGCCACAACATGAAGCGATCGATGCCGTTTTTTCCGCCTTCGGTACCGGCGACGATCTTGATTGCAACTGAACGGGATTTCGGGTCATGGCGCAGTTTCTGGATACGGCCTCGGGGCGTCGCATCGCTTATCATCGCCGGACCGGGCAAGGGCCGGGCGTGGTGTTTCTGGGTGGTTTCAAATCCGACATGACCGGCACGAAGGCCGTGCATCTGGAAGAATGGGCGCGCCGCCATGACCGGGCCTTCCTGCGCTTTGACTATTCCGGTCACGGCGAGAGCAGCGGCGATTTCGAAGCAGGCTGTATCGGCGACTGGGCCGAGGACGCGCGCGCCGCGATCACCCAACTGACCGCAGGCCCCCAGGTTCTGGTCGGCTCCAGCATGGGCGGCTGGATCAGCCTGCTGCTGGCGCGGGCCATGCCCGAGCATATCGCGGGGCTGGTGACGATTGCCGCCGCCCCCGATTTCACGCAGCAGGGGTTCTGGGCTGGTTTCAGCGAGGCGCAGCGCGAGATCATTCAGCGAGATGGCCGCCTGGAACTGCCAAGCGAATACAGCGACTCGCCCTATGTGATCACCCGCCGTCTGATCGAGGATGGTCGCGACAACCTGATCATGGACAAGCCCCTGTCGCTGCCGTTCCCGACACGGATGCTGCAGGGTACCGATGACGCGGATGTGCCCATGGATTGGGCGGTGAACCTGCTGAACCATGCGCAGGGTGATGATATCCGTCTGACTCTGGTGAAGGGTGCCGATCACCGATTTTCATCCGATGACTGCCTCTCTCTGATCGAGCAGGCGGTTGAAGATGTTCTGGGGTAGGAACGCCGCCAGAATTCTTGTTGCCCTGATGGTCGGGCTTGTCCTGTTTTGCGTGTTCGGTCCCAAGGAAGCCGTCACCCTCGACACGCCGACAATCACCTTGCCCGACGATCTGGATGGTTGGCTTGCCGAAAGAGAGGCCGGGATCGCCGCCAGCAAGGCGGCATGGATCGACTGGCGTGGACAGCCGGGACAACGGACTGATCTGGCATTGATCTATATCCATGGTTTTTCGGGGAATCCCTCTGAACTGAACCCCGTCCCGCATGAGGTGGCCGAGGCCGTGGGTGCCAATCTCTACTCGGTGCGGCTGGCCGGGCATGGCGGCGCCGACGAGACGCTGGCGCGTTCTCATGTCGCTGACTGGTGGCACGACGTTGCCGAGGCCGTGTCCGTCGGAGAGCGGCTGGGACACAAGGTCGTCCTGATGGGGCTGTCCACCGGCGGGACTCTGGCCGCACTGGCGGCGCTGGATGGTGAATTGGGCGCACGAATTGACGGGGTCGTCCTGCTGTCCCCGAACTTCGGGGTCAATGACCGCTATATCCGGGTGCTTGATCTGCCATTCGCCCGCCAGATCGTCCGCCTCGTCTTGCCGCAAAACCGTTGCGGCGGCTCTGAGGACGTCAATTCAGACGCGGGCTTGATGGCACCCTGTCCGGCCATCGAAGCGGCGATCCCCATGGCCGCGCTGGTGCGCAAGGCGCGGGCTGCCGATTTCTCCAAGGCAGATCAGCCGGCTTTCTTCATCTGGTCCTATGACGACAGCATCGTTCGGCCCGAGGCGACCAGCGAGGTGGCGGAGGAATGGGGTGGGCGCGTCACACGTCTCAACGTCACGCCCGGAAAGCGGGACGATCCCTATGGTCACATGCTTGCCGGGGACAGCTTTTCCCCGCGCCTGTCACCCTTGATGGCCAAGGCCATCACGCTGTGGCTGACGCAGCTTGGCGCAACGTAAGCGCCAAGCCCCTTTTCGCGATCCCTGAGATCAGACTGCGATCTTGCCGTTTTCACCGACCGATTCATCGGGTCCGCAATCGGCAGCTGCGCCGCCGATAGCCCTGCGTTTGCGCGGGGTGGAGTTGTCCTTGCGGGCCATGTGCTCGTCAATGAAGTCCAGAACAAGCGGTCGGATGTTCAGCCGCCAGGACTTGCCGGCGAAGATGCCGTAATGGCCTGCGCCGGGTTCCAGATGCTGTTTCTTGAGTTCGTCCGGAACGCCCGAACAGAGATCCAGGGCGGCGACACATTGGCCGGGGGCCGAGATGTCATCCTTGCCGCCTTCGACAGTCATGACCGCGACATTGGTGATTTTCGAGATGTCGGCCTTCTTGCCCTCGACCTCGAAACGGTTCTGCGCGATCTCGAGATTCTTGAAGATGCGCTCTACCGTGGACAGGTAGAATTCGGCGGTCATATCCATGACGGCCAGATATTCGTCATAGAAGCGGTTGTGCTTGTCGCCCTCGGACCCGGTGCCGCGCCCTTCGTCAAAGATCTTGTTGACGAAGGCACGGGTGTGGGTTTCTGCGTTCATCGAGATGAACGAACTCAGCTGGGCAAGGCCCGGATAGACCATCCGGCCCGCGCCGCGGTATTTGAAGCCGACCGATTGAATGACCAGATGCTCAAGCTCGCCCATGGTCACGCGATTGCCGAAATCGGTGACATCGGTGGCGGCAGCATCCGGATCGATCGGCCCCCCGATCAGCGTCAGGGTGAGAGGCTGGGACTCGGGTGCTTCCTCGGCAAGGATCGCTGTCGCGGCCAGCGCAAGCGGTGCGGGCTGACAGACGGCGATCACATTGGTGTCCGGCCCCAGATGCTTGATGAACTCAATCAGGTAGCGTGTGTAATCCTCGACGTCGAACTTGCCTTCGCTGACCGGAATGTCGCGGGCATTGTGCCAGTCGGTGACATAGACCTCGCAGTCGGGCAGCAGCGAGGTCACGGTCGAACGCATCAGCGTCGCGTAATGGCCCGACATGGGCGCGATCAGCAGCACCTTGCGCGGCTGGGGCTCGCGGCGCGCGACCCGGAAATGGATCAGATCGCCGAAGGGACGTTTGAGCTTCGGTTCGACATAGACGATATGGTCCTGACCGTCCTCGCCAGCAATCGCGGGAATTTCCCAGTCCGGCTTGATCACCATGCGCGCAAAGCTGCGTTCGGTGACGCGCCCCCAGGCACTCATCAACTTGAAGGCCGGATGGGGAATCAGCGCAAACGCTGGATAAGAACCAATCGCCCGTGCCGTCGCGCCCAGCCATTCATTCGTGTTTCGAATCGTTTCCATCGCATCATAGGAAATAATTCCCTTGGCCCCTTTGATCGGCATGAATCCACCATTTGCTGCGCCGCAGTCCTGCGGCATTCGTCACGGTTCGGGGGTCAATAGGGCGAATTGTCCGCTTTACCCAATGCCAGCCCTGAGCCTATCATCAAGTGATTTTTAGGGAGATTTTGTGGTCATGGCAAGCAAGACGGACGAATCGGGACGGAACGTTACGCGCAGCACTGGCTCGAAGACTGCTTCCGCAACGACAGAAACGCAGGCTGAAACCGGCAAGTCGCAAGCTGCTTCCGACCGTGCCGGCACAGCCTCGAAGGGAAAAACCGCCAAAGAGAAAACCGCGCGCCCCCGGGCCGCATCGGCTGCCAAGAAGCCGGCAGCACCGCGTCGCACCTCGGCCGCGACGGTTCAGGCAGATGCCGCAAAGAAGCCGACACGGAAACGGGCGCCCGCAAAGCCAAAGGCACAGGTAGCAGCCCCGGCAGTTCAGGCCCGCAAGGCCGTGCCAGAGGATGAAACGGCCGCTGCCGGCAAGGAAATG
This is a stretch of genomic DNA from Paracoccus seriniphilus. It encodes these proteins:
- a CDS encoding alpha/beta hydrolase, which encodes MAQFLDTASGRRIAYHRRTGQGPGVVFLGGFKSDMTGTKAVHLEEWARRHDRAFLRFDYSGHGESSGDFEAGCIGDWAEDARAAITQLTAGPQVLVGSSMGGWISLLLARAMPEHIAGLVTIAAAPDFTQQGFWAGFSEAQREIIQRDGRLELPSEYSDSPYVITRRLIEDGRDNLIMDKPLSLPFPTRMLQGTDDADVPMDWAVNLLNHAQGDDIRLTLVKGADHRFSSDDCLSLIEQAVEDVLG
- a CDS encoding alpha/beta hydrolase codes for the protein MFWGRNAARILVALMVGLVLFCVFGPKEAVTLDTPTITLPDDLDGWLAEREAGIAASKAAWIDWRGQPGQRTDLALIYIHGFSGNPSELNPVPHEVAEAVGANLYSVRLAGHGGADETLARSHVADWWHDVAEAVSVGERLGHKVVLMGLSTGGTLAALAALDGELGARIDGVVLLSPNFGVNDRYIRVLDLPFARQIVRLVLPQNRCGGSEDVNSDAGLMAPCPAIEAAIPMAALVRKARAADFSKADQPAFFIWSYDDSIVRPEATSEVAEEWGGRVTRLNVTPGKRDDPYGHMLAGDSFSPRLSPLMAKAITLWLTQLGAT
- the phaZ gene encoding polyhydroxyalkanoate depolymerase; translation: MPIKGAKGIISYDAMETIRNTNEWLGATARAIGSYPAFALIPHPAFKLMSAWGRVTERSFARMVIKPDWEIPAIAGEDGQDHIVYVEPKLKRPFGDLIHFRVARREPQPRKVLLIAPMSGHYATLMRSTVTSLLPDCEVYVTDWHNARDIPVSEGKFDVEDYTRYLIEFIKHLGPDTNVIAVCQPAPLALAATAILAEEAPESQPLTLTLIGGPIDPDAAATDVTDFGNRVTMGELEHLVIQSVGFKYRGAGRMVYPGLAQLSSFISMNAETHTRAFVNKIFDEGRGTGSEGDKHNRFYDEYLAVMDMTAEFYLSTVERIFKNLEIAQNRFEVEGKKADISKITNVAVMTVEGGKDDISAPGQCVAALDLCSGVPDELKKQHLEPGAGHYGIFAGKSWRLNIRPLVLDFIDEHMARKDNSTPRKRRAIGGAAADCGPDESVGENGKIAV